One window from the genome of Alosa alosa isolate M-15738 ecotype Scorff River chromosome 15, AALO_Geno_1.1, whole genome shotgun sequence encodes:
- the sst1.1 gene encoding somatostatin 1, tandem duplicate 1: MLSSRLQCAFALLSLALAISCISAAPSDVKLRQLLQRSLFAPGGKQELARLTLAELLSELAQAENEALDTEDVSRGAEGEDVRFELERSAGSMLAPRERKAGCKNFFWKTFTSC, from the exons ATGCTGTCCTCGCGGCTCCAGTGCGCCTTTGCGCTCCTGTCCCTCGCGCTGGCTATCAGCTGCATCTCAGCGGCGCCGTCAGACGTTAAACTCAGACAGCTGCTTCAGAGATCACTCTTCGCACCCGGAGGaaaacag GAACTCGCCCGGCTCACGCTGGCAGAACTGTTGTCCGAGCTCGCACAAGCAGAGAACGAGGCGCTGGATACCGAAGACGTGTCTCGCGGAGCTGAGGGTGAAGACGTGCGCTTCGAGCTGGAGAGGTCCGCCGGTTCCATGCTGGCACCCCGCGAGCGCAAAGCTGGTTGCAAGAACTTCTTCTGGAAAACCTTCACGTCGTGTTAA
- the LOC125307899 gene encoding LOW QUALITY PROTEIN: cilia- and flagella-associated protein 251-like (The sequence of the model RefSeq protein was modified relative to this genomic sequence to represent the inferred CDS: inserted 5 bases in 3 codons) translates to MEKEEGEEEEGKEEEEEEEEEGEEEEEEEEREEEEEEEEXGEEEEEEEEEEEEEGEEEEEEEEREEEEEEXEKEEEEEEEGEEGEEEEEEEEEEEGEEEEEEGQGEEGEGEEEEEEEEREEEEEEGEGEEEEEEEEEEGEEEEEEGEEEEEEGEEEGEEEEEXKREEGEEGEEEEEEGEEEEEEEEGEEGEEGEEEEEEGEEKK, encoded by the exons ATGgaaaaagaagaaggagaagaagaagaaggaaaggaggaagaagaagaagaagaagaagaaggagaggaggaagaagaagaagaagaaagagaagaagaagaagaagaagaag aaggagaggaggaagaagaagaagaagaagaagaagaagaagaaggagaggaggaagaagaagaagaagaaagagaagaagaagaagaaga ggagaaggaagaagaagaagaagaagaaggagaagaaggagaggaggaagaagaagaagaagaagaagaagaaggagaggaggaagaagaagaaggacaaggagaagaaggagaaggagaggaggaagaagaagaagaagaaagagaagaagaagaagaagaaggagaaggagaggaggaagaagaagaagaagaagaagaaggagaggaggaagaagaagaaggagaggaggaagaagaagaaggagaagaagaaggagaggaggaagaaga gaaaagagaagaaggagaagaaggagaggaggaagaagaagaaggagaggaggaagaagaagaagaagaaggagaagaaggagaagaaggagaggaggaagaagaagaaggtgaagaaaagaag